One Bradyrhizobium sp. CCGB12 genomic window carries:
- a CDS encoding efflux RND transporter periplasmic adaptor subunit — protein MTRLAVTGTAVAIAAAAGVALVAGRATQPPPDQGSLTSAAHAADAGAPIYFRDPDGKPFYSLTPRKTADGRDYRAVRASEDISFDGPDEAPDVSTADAKVDRKIKFYRNPMGLADTSPVPKKDSMGMAYIPVYEGEDSDDGSVKLSPGKIQRSGVKSEPVELRRIRTLVRAPGTIQLDERRVSVVAMRAESFVQKVADVTTGSRVTKGQPLLEIYSSAVSSAAAEYLATITSKTTAGIEPYGRGSRQRLVNLDVPEPVIAEMEKNHSVPITIPWSSPRDGVVLQRNAIEGMRAQPGDVLFRIADISRVWATVDVAERDLGNVAVGQPVTVRARSYPGRDFTGLIGVIYPQVNKETRTARIRIELANADLALLPDMYVDAEIDTGTPVPVLSVAESALLDSGSRQAVLVDKGQGRFEPREVKPGRRGDGYVEIRDGLAEGDAVVTSANFLIDAESNLKAALKGFVEAGTAQDGDKASGAKP, from the coding sequence GTGACCCGCCTCGCCGTGACAGGCACTGCCGTCGCGATCGCCGCGGCAGCAGGTGTCGCCCTGGTTGCCGGCCGCGCGACGCAGCCTCCGCCAGATCAGGGCTCGCTGACCTCTGCCGCGCATGCGGCGGACGCGGGCGCACCGATCTATTTCCGGGATCCGGACGGCAAGCCGTTCTACTCGCTCACCCCCAGGAAGACCGCCGACGGCCGCGACTATCGCGCCGTGCGGGCGAGCGAGGACATCAGCTTCGACGGGCCCGATGAAGCGCCTGATGTCAGCACGGCCGACGCCAAGGTCGACCGCAAGATCAAGTTCTACCGCAACCCGATGGGCCTGGCGGATACGTCGCCGGTGCCGAAGAAGGATTCGATGGGGATGGCTTACATTCCCGTCTACGAAGGCGAGGACAGCGACGACGGTTCGGTGAAACTCTCGCCCGGTAAGATCCAGCGCAGCGGCGTCAAATCCGAGCCAGTCGAACTGCGACGGATCAGAACGCTGGTGCGCGCGCCCGGCACGATCCAGCTCGATGAACGCCGGGTCTCCGTGGTCGCGATGCGCGCCGAGAGTTTTGTGCAGAAAGTCGCCGACGTCACCACCGGCAGCCGCGTCACCAAGGGACAGCCGCTGCTGGAGATCTACAGCTCCGCGGTCTCGTCCGCGGCGGCGGAATATCTCGCAACGATCACCTCGAAGACCACCGCAGGGATCGAGCCCTATGGTCGCGGCTCCCGGCAGCGCCTGGTCAATCTCGACGTCCCCGAACCCGTCATCGCGGAGATGGAAAAGAACCATTCGGTGCCGATCACCATCCCGTGGTCGTCGCCGCGCGACGGCGTCGTACTCCAGCGCAACGCCATCGAGGGCATGCGCGCCCAGCCCGGCGACGTTCTGTTTCGCATCGCCGACATCTCGCGGGTCTGGGCGACGGTCGACGTGGCCGAGCGCGACCTCGGCAATGTCGCTGTCGGCCAGCCCGTGACGGTGCGGGCCCGCAGCTATCCCGGCCGGGACTTCACGGGCCTGATCGGCGTGATCTATCCGCAGGTGAACAAGGAGACCCGCACGGCGCGAATACGAATTGAGCTGGCGAACGCCGACCTCGCCCTGCTTCCCGACATGTATGTCGATGCCGAGATCGACACGGGCACCCCCGTGCCGGTCCTCAGCGTCGCCGAGAGCGCGCTGCTGGACAGCGGCAGCCGGCAGGCCGTGCTGGTCGACAAAGGCCAGGGCCGTTTCGAGCCGCGCGAAGTCAAGCCCGGGCGGCGCGGTGACGGCTATGTCGAAATCCGCGACGGCCTTGCCGAGGGCGACGCCGTCGTCACCTCCGCCAACTTCCTGATCGACGCCGAGAGCAATCTGAAGGCGGCGCTGAAAGGCTTCGTCGAGGCCGGCACAGCGCAAGACGGCGACAAGGCATCGGGAGCAAAACCATGA
- a CDS encoding FixH family protein, whose amino-acid sequence MTTTKLARAAMAALIGTALTGAAHAEIKNYEFQLIQPTVKAGADRIVTVRLFDKSSGKAISDAVIFASRLDMAPDGMQEMTTKVTAMPGTDPGTYRFKANFSMAGRWQLSLGAKVQGEAGTVENKLVVTAEK is encoded by the coding sequence ATGACGACTACCAAGCTCGCGCGCGCCGCCATGGCCGCGCTGATCGGTACTGCGCTCACGGGTGCCGCCCATGCTGAAATCAAGAACTACGAATTCCAGCTCATTCAGCCGACGGTTAAGGCCGGTGCGGATCGCATCGTGACCGTGCGGCTGTTCGACAAGAGCAGCGGCAAGGCGATATCCGACGCGGTGATCTTCGCCAGCCGGCTCGACATGGCCCCCGACGGCATGCAGGAGATGACCACCAAGGTGACGGCGATGCCGGGCACCGACCCCGGGACCTACCGCTTCAAGGCCAATTTCAGCATGGCCGGACGCTGGCAACTCTCGCTCGGGGCCAAGGTGCAGGGCGAAGCCGGCACGGTCGAAAACAAGCTCGTCGTCACGGCCGAGAAGTGA